TGGTTTTAGTTGTTGGACTTTTTTGAATTTCGGACCTAAAATTTCTTTGGTTGTAGCAAAGACATAGATTTCACGATTAAAGATGTAATTAATCGTATGAACTTTGTTATTGTCATAATCATGAGCATTGATGATGGCTGCATCTTGTTCATCGTCCTTAATTAAAATTGCAGCTTTATTCGTGATTGCAAATGGTTTAGCATTTGTCAGGTATGAGTCTGAATTTTTGTATAATGCCATTTCTTTATCATTACCTTGTTGGAACTTTTTTTGCATGGCATTAAAACGCTCCGTGCCATCTTTAAGCATTAAGCTTTTATCATTAAATACGCAATAAACAATTGCATCTAAATATTCATCAATTTGTTCATCACTAAATGCTTTAAACTTATCAACAGCATTAATTTCAGCCGTGCTAAATTCTTCAGTTAGTTCTTGGGTATTATTTTCAACAATAGGTTGTTCAATCAATTCGGGTTCAGATGGTTTTTTAGTTTTTGATGCTCTGGTTTTTTTAGTTATTTGTTCTTGTTGTTCTGATTGAATAAAATCTTGTTTAATTGGTTGATCTACTTGTTTAATTAATTCAACGTTAGGTGATTTAATTGGTTGAATAAGATCTTGTTTAATCTGTTGATTAATCTCTTGTTTTTTAATCTCAACAATAGGTTTAATTTCTTGTTGTTTATCAACTTTATTAGTTCTTGTTTGATTAGATATATTTTCTTGTAATGCTAGATAATCATATCTAAAATTATTGTATTCATCAAAGTATTCAAAAACTAATAAAATTAAACTTTCTTTTAGGTTATTATGAAATGTTTTTGTTGCTAATAAATTGTTAATTTTTTCGCATAAATTTGATAAATTAACACCTCTGTAATTAATCTTTCTAACTTGATTTAAATCCAAAACTTTTAATAAGTTTTCTTTGCGGGTTCGATCAAAAATATATAGGTCTAATAAGATAGCAAAAAAGTCTTGAATAAATAAAGCAAAATTAATTCCTTTAGTTTCTACTTCATTTAATAAATTAACAATCCCTTCATAATCTTTTTTATTAATTAAATCTAAAAAACTTAGCTTGATTTCTAAATTAATTAAACCAAAAGTTTCATTAATTTTATCAAGCGTTATTTCATTGTTTTTATCATAAGCTAATTGTTGCAAAATACTTAATGAATCGCGAGCTGAACCAGAAGCTAAAACAGCAATCTTACTAATTGCTTCTGATTGGATTTTTAATTCTTCATTCTTAACAACATTATTTAAAACATCAATAATTTCTTGAAGTTCTAATTTCTTAAAATTAAAGCTTTGGCATCGTGAAACTACGGTTAAAGGGATCTTATGAAATTCAGTGGTGGCAAAAATAAAAGCAACGTGTTTTGGTGGATCTTCTAAGGTTTTTAATAAAGCATTTCAAGCACCCGTGCTTAACATATGAGCTTCATCAAGAATATAAACCTTAGTTTTTAAATTCATTGGAGAATAATTGATGGTATCAATTATCTTTCTAATTTCATCAACCCCGTTGTTGGTAGCTGCGTCAAGTTCATAAACATCTTGTGACTTGTTTTCATCAATCAATTTACAAGCAGAACATTGGTTGCAAACATCACCATTTTTTTTATCAAGACAGTTATATGCTTTGGCTAAAATTTTGGAAATCGAAGTTTTTCCAATCCCTCTTGATCCTTGAAAAATATAAGCATTAGCCAACTGATCATTAGCACTGGCTTTTAATAAAATCTTAGTAACATGAGATTGTCCAATGATTGTTGATAAATTTCTTGGACGGTATTTTTGATAAAAATTAATCATATTAATTTTTAAGATCCTTTAAGTGTTTTTGCACTAAGCAATAAGCGTTCAATAAACTGGTTAAATAAATTTCTTTGTTCTTAAACAAGATGTCTTCGACTTCAGATTGAGTCATTCATTTATTAATTGAAACCGATTCAAAAAGTGTTCCATCTGTTTTTGGTTCTTCTTGTTCTAAATTAGTTACATCAAAAATAAAACAATAAACAATCTCATTCATCTGGGTTGAAGGAACAAAATAAATCTGATCATGAAATTGGTTTAAATCAACCTTGATTCCACCTTCTTCATAGGTTTCTCTGATTGCTGCTTGTAGGGGTGTTTCGTTGGGATCAATCGCTCCTGTAATCGGACAAGGATATAGATCGTTTCAACACTTCTTACTTTTTAATTCTGGTTGTGGTTGGTAATGAATTAAATACATTACTTCATCACCAACATGCTTAAAACATAATGAAGCAATGCTATTAACTGATTTTCTTTGAGCATAGATAAACCCTTTATCAGTTTGATAAAGGTTTAATCATTCAGTTTCATGCAGCAATTTATCTTTCATAAGAACTTTATTGTTATTGATATTATTTTAATTTTGTTGTTTTGATTTTAATTTATGTTTTTGTTGTGTGAGTAGTTTGATAAACAAAACAAGAACATTATGGCTCTAATGTTCTTGTTTATTTGTTTTAGTATGTTTATGATTATTGAATTAATTTAAGGGTTTTTGAAATTCTTGATAATGTCAATGGATATGAGATTAGAGCAAAGAAATCAAAGAAAATACTTAATGATAAAACTACCTTTAAAGAATCAAAATCATAACTGTAGAAGTTTTTCTGGCTACTGATCTGACTGCTAATCAAGATGCTTGCTAATGCAAACGATCGATAAATCGAACTGAAAATAATATAGACGATGATAACAGCAACGAAGATTGCATTATATAGGTTTTGAGAAATACCAATTTTTTCAATGCTTAGTGTTTGTGTTGAATTAAGAATTCAAAGCACAGCTAATCCTAATGCACCTAATGCAATGATTGTTGATAATAATCCTAGAACAGTGTTGGTAATACTGAATTTCTTTAAGCGTGATAATGTTCAAGTATCATACTGTAAAGAAAATTCTCCTTCGGTTGGTTCTTGTTCTTCTGGTTGATAATCAGGGTTGCTATCAGCCAGAGCATTTGCGTCTTTTGCTTCTTGTTGTTTTCTTAATGTTTCTTCATCAACAACAACTAGCTTTGTTTCTAGCTTCTTACGCATATACTCTTCAAGAGTCATGCCAGAAGGATGCATTGCTGGTTGAACTTGTGGTTGTTCTTGTTGTGGTTGCTCAGCTTGGGTATTCTGTGCTTGAGTTTGTGGTTGTTGTTCTACAGCAGGTTGTTGGTTTGCAGCTTCTTGATTTGTTTCTTGCTGAACATTATTGTTTTCATATGTTTGTTCAGCTTGTGGTTGTTGATTGTATTGTTGGTTGTTAAATTCTGTTGTTTGAGTTGCTTCGGTTGTTGGTTGAACAACTTCACTATTGAAATTAGTTGGTTGTTGTTCAACAGGTGGCACATTCATTTGTGCTTGATTGTTGTTGTTATTAACTTGATTATTGTTGTTAATTGGAGCAACTGGTGGCTGAACTTGTTGGTTTGGTTGTTGGTTTTGTAATTGAGGTTGAACTCTTTGTTGAAGATTTTGATTTACTGGTTGTTGGGGTTGAACTCTTTGTTGAACGTTCATTCCCTGTTGGTTCATTCCTTGTTGGTTAACAGCTCCAGGTTGTTGAATATTATTTCTTTGTTGTTGAGGCTGTTGGGGTGGTTGTTGATTTTGATTCGAATTAGAAGCTGATCTTTGATTATTATTTTGTTGATTATTATTTTGAGCGTTATTTTGAACGCTATTATTATTTAAATTTGGTCTAGGTGTATTAGGCCCCATAACAGGCGGTGTTTGCATCCTGTTTGGTTGTTGGGGTTGTTGCGGATTTACTCTTGGCGGCATTTTAGGAGGTTGCGCAGCTGCACCTTCTTTTTTAGCATGCATGCCAATGATTTGTGCCTGAGCTTGATACATATTGTTATTAGCTCTTGGCTGGTTATTATTAATATTTACAGCGGGCCTAATTGCTTGCTGCAAATTGTTATTTTGATTTGGTGGTAGATTCGGCTTCTGGTTCATAGTTTAAACTATTTAAGGCTTACTTCTATTAATTTTAATAGAATATAAAAAAATAAGACAATTAGAATAAACTAATTATCTTCTAGGTATGTCACAGCTTTATTAGTAATCTGACGTCCTTTTAGGGTCTTTTTAATTAAATTCAGTTTAATTAAATAAGGCTCAATTTTCGATTCAATGGTAAACGGATCAATACCACTAATTAACGATATTGATTTCAATCCTAAATATAATTTAGGGTTATTATCAAAGGCTTTTAGATATTCTAAATCAAGGTTTGATAAACCGTATTTATGAATATTAAGTTTGTTAAGAATGACATCAATTTTTTCATTTGGATTAAATAATTTAAAATCCATAACTCGTTTATAAATTCTTAATGCATTTCTTGGTGTGCCTTTGGAATTAATCGCAATCGTTTGACACTCATGATCATTTAATTTAATCTTATCTTTCAGATTAGCTGCTTTTATAATTTCATAAATTTCTTCATCTTGATAATAATCAAGTTTTAATAAAATGCCAAAGCGTTCTTCTAATGGATCAATAATCCGACCATACATTGTTGTTGCTCCAATTAAGGTGAATGGTGGTAGCTTCATTCTGGTAAATTTCGAATTAAATTCTTTACCAATTAAAATGTCAACAACATAATCTTCCATGATCGGAAATAATAGTTCCATTATTGTTGGGTTTAATGAATGAATTTCATCAATGAATAAAACATCATTTTTAGATAATAACGAAAAAGCGTTGAGTAAATCAGCAGGTTTTTGAATTTGTGATGCTTGTAAGATCTTGATTTTGGATTTTAATTCATTTGCAATAATTTGCGCCAATGATGTTTTGCCAACACCAGGTGGTCCATAAAATAAGACATGATCAAGAGCTTTATTTTGGTTAATCGAAGCATTAATAAAAGTTAAAAGTTTTTGCTTTAACTCAACCTTACCAATAAACTCATCAAAATTTTTTGGTCTAGCTAACTTCATTGGTTCTTAAACCAATTTGTTTAATAATCATGGCCACTAAATCAGCTGAGTCACTAATTAAATTTTCATTTAAATCAATTTGACACAAAGCATCTTCAATCTGTTGTTGCTTATAACCTAATGTCAATAAACAATCAACAGCTTCAACAATTAATTCTGATGATAGTTCATTGTTTTTATTTTCATCATCAGTTTTATTGTCATCAGATTTGCTATCAAAATTATCTTGTTTTTGATTATTAGTTTCACTTGGGAAATAATTCTTATTAGCAAGATCTGACATTAATAAAATTGTGGCAACTTTTTTATTAATGTTTTCAAGTTTCATCAAACCATTAAGATCATTGTTTTTAATTAGATCAATAAGCTCATTGGTTGGATTTGCCATAATGTTAATTGCTGTTTTTGGACCAATACCATTAATTGTTAATAAACTCTTGAAAAACTCTTTTTCTTTAAGGGTTTTAAAAGCATAAATTTCATTGCTAATCATATTATTTTGATTAACAACGCTAAGTTGATGAATAAAAATTAAAGCATTGCTTTCAGTTCTACTAAAACCACTGTTAGGTTTTACATTAACTCAATAACCTCAGTTATTGGATACAAACAACATTTTTGTGTCTGTTACATATTCTATTTTTGCATATACAGAAGTAATCATATTTAACTCCTGTTAAAGATATGTCAAAAACTCTAAGAAAGAACAATTTGATTTTCTTTAGCTACTTGTTTCATCTTAGTTAATAAGATGATTAGTTTATTTAAACACTCTTCATACAAACCGTTATCATATAGTTGTTTGTAGAAATCACTAGCATATTTTCTAATGTCTTCTGCTTCATAAATATATTTATTTAAGAACATAAAACACTGATCACATAACTCTTTTAGAGCCACTTCTTTCATTAAGGTTGTTAGTGCTAGAATAAAACTCTTTTCAATGTTTTCATGTAAAGCATCAAACTTATTAATATTTTCTTTGTAATTCTTATATAAGTTTGATTCGATCTGAATTAATTGATTGTTATTTTCTGAAATCATTTTGTATAAATTATCATTCTTGATTTCATTATCTTGGTAATAATTCTTAATTAATGCAAATTGCAGTTTTAAGTTATTCGTATTAAATAAGAAGTTTTCATAAATTGCAATATTATCAGCAATCGTTTTAATTAAAACTTCCAAACTATCATTTAATTTAGATGCTTGAATGGCAATATTGTTGATTAGTTGTAAATAATTCTTATGCGTGATTGTGCGTTCGTTTTGATAATTAATCTGTTCAATCAGCATTCTTAAATGTCCAGATTTAGTCGTTAATTCTTTGATTTGTTCCATTAACATTAAATCTTTAGTAAAGTTATTTAATAACTTATCTAATTTGGTTTTTAATTGATCAAAGTTGTTAACAAAGTGACTAATTCAATAATTAAATGATTCTTTAATGACGCTAATTGTCGCTTTTGATTTGGTTTCGATTTCTAATTCTTTTCTTAATGGAGCAATCAGATTTAACTTATCATCCAATACTCTTTGAGCGTCTTTAAATTGACGGTTCATTAATAGATCAAAAACATTTACTAGATCTTTGTTAGCATAATTAACTTTGATTAGAATTTCTTTCTTTCTTAATTCACTAAAGTTAGCATCTTTTTCTAGAATACTGCATGAATAATTAATATCACTTAGATAGTATTTTAATCTTACTCTTAACTTGTTAAGTAAGAAGTAAGTTTTACACATCTTAATTAATGCTGGTAGATTGTTTAATAAGTGATCAACAACGGCTAATAAACGTTTGTTTAATAACATTGTGGCTGAATCTTCTAGTTCCATTAAACATTTAGAAAAACTATCTACCATTCTTAATAATTCTTCGTTATCAAATGTTGGTAAGATGTGACGTTCTAAGAATTTATTTAATTTATCAAGCAATTCTTTGAATTGAACAATTAAAGCTGATGAATTATTTTTATATCCAGATATATCACCTTTGATTTCAGTAAAAGAACGATCTAAGCTTTCAGCTTTATCTAAATAACGGGTGATTTGTATGCTGGCTTTTTTGGTATATTCAAAGTCAAAATGATAATCAAAATTACTTAATTCTTTGATTGGTTCATAAACTGATTCAATCTGTTCTCGATAAAATTTATTGAACTTATTAACATATTCAACAACATACTTTAAATCTGATCTGCGATCGGCTAATTTAGTTAGTTGTTGAATTGTTAAACTGTAATTTTTTGCCGATAAAACGTTATATTTTTCTCTGAATTTATAGTTGCGATTTATTGAACGACGAACTCTTAAAAAAATAACAAAATAGGCACCATATAATACAACAACAATTAGTGCAACAATGCTTAGCACTATGATCAAAATTGATTGTATGTTTAGTGATCCTATTTGTCTATTCATAAATAATTATTGATGGTGTTTTTTGATTAATTCATCTAATACTTGAACACTGATATTTGGGTTGGCTTGACCGTTAGTTTTTTTCATTAACAAACCAATTAATAATTTTTCAACGCGTTCTTTACGAGTGTCATAATCTTTTAGAACTGAAATATTTTCTAATAAGATTGGTTCTAGCAATTCTTTGATCTGACCTGGATCTTTGATTTGCTTCATGTTTAATTTATTAGCCACAACTGATGGTGATTCATTAGACTTAATCACTTCATCTAACACGGTTTTTGCTTGTTTTTGGTTAAGATCTTCATTTTTAACCATTAATAATAGTTCGGCTAAATATTCAAATCAAGCATCTGAAATTTCTTCGATTTTTAATTTTAATTTATTGGTTCTACCAATAAATTCAATTAATAATCATTTAGCAACAAAACTTAGATCATTCAGTTTTTC
The Mycoplasma sp. E35C DNA segment above includes these coding regions:
- the dnaX gene encoding DNA polymerase III subunit gamma/tau — translated: MINFYQKYRPRNLSTIIGQSHVTKILLKASANDQLANAYIFQGSRGIGKTSISKILAKAYNCLDKKNGDVCNQCSACKLIDENKSQDVYELDAATNNGVDEIRKIIDTINYSPMNLKTKVYILDEAHMLSTGAWNALLKTLEDPPKHVAFIFATTEFHKIPLTVVSRCQSFNFKKLELQEIIDVLNNVVKNEELKIQSEAISKIAVLASGSARDSLSILQQLAYDKNNEITLDKINETFGLINLEIKLSFLDLINKKDYEGIVNLLNEVETKGINFALFIQDFFAILLDLYIFDRTRKENLLKVLDLNQVRKINYRGVNLSNLCEKINNLLATKTFHNNLKESLILLVFEYFDEYNNFRYDYLALQENISNQTRTNKVDKQQEIKPIVEIKKQEINQQIKQDLIQPIKSPNVELIKQVDQPIKQDFIQSEQQEQITKKTRASKTKKPSEPELIEQPIVENNTQELTEEFSTAEINAVDKFKAFSDEQIDEYLDAIVYCVFNDKSLMLKDGTERFNAMQKKFQQGNDKEMALYKNSDSYLTNAKPFAITNKAAILIKDDEQDAAIINAHDYDNNKVHTINYIFNREIYVFATTKEILGPKFKKVQQLKPTDKKDLDKINYYKNLYDSLDVKILKKIKKQKTQAENLKDLLLKKTK
- a CDS encoding NUDIX domain-containing protein, with translation MKDKLLHETEWLNLYQTDKGFIYAQRKSVNSIASLCFKHVGDEVMYLIHYQPQPELKSKKCWNDLYPCPITGAIDPNETPLQAAIRETYEEGGIKVDLNQFHDQIYFVPSTQMNEIVYCFIFDVTNLEQEEPKTDGTLFESVSINKWMTQSEVEDILFKNKEIYLTSLLNAYCLVQKHLKDLKN
- the ruvB gene encoding Holliday junction branch migration DNA helicase RuvB is translated as MKLARPKNFDEFIGKVELKQKLLTFINASINQNKALDHVLFYGPPGVGKTSLAQIIANELKSKIKILQASQIQKPADLLNAFSLLSKNDVLFIDEIHSLNPTIMELLFPIMEDYVVDILIGKEFNSKFTRMKLPPFTLIGATTMYGRIIDPLEERFGILLKLDYYQDEEIYEIIKAANLKDKIKLNDHECQTIAINSKGTPRNALRIYKRVMDFKLFNPNEKIDVILNKLNIHKYGLSNLDLEYLKAFDNNPKLYLGLKSISLISGIDPFTIESKIEPYLIKLNLIKKTLKGRQITNKAVTYLEDN
- the ruvA gene encoding Holliday junction branch migration protein RuvA codes for the protein MITSVYAKIEYVTDTKMLFVSNNWGYWVNVKPNSGFSRTESNALIFIHQLSVVNQNNMISNEIYAFKTLKEKEFFKSLLTINGIGPKTAINIMANPTNELIDLIKNNDLNGLMKLENINKKVATILLMSDLANKNYFPSETNNQKQDNFDSKSDDNKTDDENKNNELSSELIVEAVDCLLTLGYKQQQIEDALCQIDLNENLISDSADLVAMIIKQIGLRTNEVS